The following are encoded in a window of Flavobacterium psychrotrophum genomic DNA:
- the nusB gene encoding transcription antitermination factor NusB — protein sequence MLNRRHIRVKVMQSIYAMHQNNSDNMDKEEKFLFQSIENIRDLYLIVVSALVELRSVEEDFIEKSQKKHLATAQERNPNKKFINNQILQLLAESNPLSIALAENKIDNWKRNDDYVLILLEAVKSSDLYKEYMKTEKSNYDEDRAFIANLFDEVIAPNEKLYEYLEDYKLTWVDDIPVVNTLISKQLKVLSPEGRDSFSVPRIYKDFEDKDFVRDLFRKTILNDNELAKEFIDKTPNWDSDRIAELDAIILKMAICEFLKFPSIPVKVTINEYLEIAKEYSTPKSSIFINGILDNLVKDYHENNKMVKAGRGLM from the coding sequence ATGTTAAACAGGAGACATATTCGTGTTAAGGTGATGCAAAGTATTTATGCCATGCACCAAAATAATTCAGACAATATGGACAAGGAAGAAAAATTCCTGTTCCAAAGTATTGAAAACATCCGTGACCTCTACCTTATAGTGGTGTCGGCTCTTGTAGAGCTAAGGAGCGTTGAAGAAGATTTTATCGAAAAATCTCAGAAAAAACACCTGGCTACTGCACAGGAGCGTAACCCAAACAAAAAGTTTATCAACAACCAGATACTGCAATTGCTTGCCGAAAGCAATCCGCTTAGTATTGCCCTTGCTGAAAACAAAATTGACAACTGGAAGCGTAACGACGATTATGTACTTATACTTTTAGAGGCCGTTAAAAGCAGCGACCTTTATAAGGAGTATATGAAAACAGAAAAAAGCAATTACGACGAAGACCGTGCGTTTATTGCTAATCTTTTTGACGAGGTTATAGCCCCTAACGAAAAGTTGTATGAATACCTTGAAGATTATAAACTTACCTGGGTAGATGATATCCCGGTAGTAAACACGCTTATAAGCAAGCAGCTTAAGGTGCTTTCGCCGGAAGGCCGCGATTCTTTTTCGGTGCCAAGGATATATAAGGATTTTGAAGATAAAGATTTTGTGCGCGACCTGTTCCGTAAAACAATACTGAATGACAACGAGCTTGCAAAAGAATTTATAGATAAGACACCTAACTGGGATTCTGACCGTATTGCTGAGCTGGATGCCATTATACTTAAGATGGCTATTTGCGAATTCCTGAAATTTCCGTCGATACCGGTAAAGGTTACTATTAACGAATATCTTGAAATTGCCAAGGAGTACAGTACACCAAAAAGCAGTATCTTTATCAACGGAATTTTAGATAACCTTGTTAAGGATTACCATGAAAATAATAAGATGGTAAAAGCAGGCAGGGGATTAATGTAA
- a CDS encoding PUR family DNA/RNA-binding protein, with protein MRENDMLEKEEIFSKVLRAGRRTYFFDVRATKADDYYITITESKKFTEEDGSFHFKKHKIYLYKEDFTAFKDILDEMTGYVLNNKGEEVISERHQKDFRKLFGERAEDAVPAESYTDINFDDI; from the coding sequence ATGAGAGAAAATGATATGCTGGAAAAGGAAGAGATCTTTTCTAAAGTTTTGAGGGCAGGCAGAAGAACCTACTTTTTTGATGTGAGGGCCACTAAGGCAGATGATTACTATATAACCATTACTGAAAGTAAGAAATTTACTGAAGAAGATGGGTCTTTCCATTTTAAAAAACATAAAATTTACCTGTACAAAGAAGACTTTACAGCATTTAAAGATATTCTTGACGAGATGACCGGTTATGTTTTAAACAACAAAGGCGAAGAAGTAATTTCTGAAAGGCATCAAAAAGACTTCAGGAAATTATTTGGCGAGAGAGCCGAAGATGCTGTTCCTGCAGAAAGCTATACTGACATTAATTTTGACGATATATAA
- a CDS encoding ABC transporter ATP-binding protein, with protein sequence MKELQYLNKYFVKYKFQFLLGIVITIAAQIFSLFTPKYIGSAVTAIEKFTKGQISADAVRSELLTVILLIVGTTLVGGILTFFMRQTLIVMSRHIEFELKNEVFRHYENLSQSFYKRNRTGDLMNRISEDVNKVRQYVGPAIMYSLNTIIGFVVILTQMTLISPKLTLYTILPLPLLAYSIFWVSREINRRSTLTQQNLSSLATYSQEMFSGIRVTKAYALETQKEEDFTALSRESKSRNMSLAKISALFGPLMILLIGLSNLVVILVGGTMYINGTIADIGTIAEFILYINKLTWPVASLGWISSMVQEAEVSQKRINEFLKTLPEIRNEHPEHTPILGNIVFDNVSFTYEDTNITALHDVSFTLNKGETLAILGRTGSGKSTILSLISRLYDTSSGNVTVDGENVKDLNLYDLRGGIGYVPQDAFLFSDSIKNNIKFGKEDATQEEIVSVAKKAAVHHNIEGFTHQYETILGERGITLSGGQKQRVSIARAMIKDAPILLLDDCLSAVDTETEETILNNLRDFCRDKTTIIVSHRVSSAKNADKIIILEDGKIVEQGTHNQLINHNGYYKELYLLQLSEKELQ encoded by the coding sequence ATGAAAGAATTACAGTATTTAAACAAATATTTTGTAAAATATAAATTTCAATTTCTTTTAGGAATTGTAATAACCATAGCGGCGCAAATATTTTCGTTATTCACTCCTAAGTACATTGGGAGTGCTGTTACAGCCATAGAAAAGTTTACAAAAGGTCAAATTAGTGCAGATGCCGTGCGTAGCGAACTTCTTACCGTTATACTACTAATTGTAGGAACAACCCTTGTAGGAGGTATACTTACTTTTTTTATGAGGCAAACACTTATCGTAATGTCTCGCCACATAGAATTTGAACTCAAGAACGAAGTATTTCGCCATTACGAGAACCTGTCGCAAAGCTTTTACAAACGCAACCGCACCGGCGACCTTATGAACCGCATTAGCGAAGATGTAAACAAAGTACGCCAGTATGTAGGGCCGGCTATTATGTACTCACTCAACACAATAATAGGCTTTGTTGTTATCCTTACCCAGATGACGCTAATATCGCCAAAACTTACCTTATATACTATACTACCGCTACCATTACTGGCTTACAGTATATTTTGGGTTAGCCGCGAAATAAACCGCCGCAGCACACTTACACAGCAAAATCTTTCATCGCTGGCTACCTACTCCCAGGAAATGTTTTCAGGCATACGCGTTACAAAGGCTTATGCACTTGAGACACAAAAAGAAGAAGATTTTACAGCGCTGTCCCGCGAAAGTAAATCACGCAACATGAGCCTGGCTAAAATCAGCGCGCTCTTTGGCCCGTTAATGATATTACTTATAGGGCTTAGCAACCTTGTGGTAATACTTGTAGGCGGCACCATGTATATAAACGGCACCATTGCAGATATTGGTACCATTGCAGAGTTTATACTTTATATAAACAAACTTACCTGGCCGGTAGCATCATTAGGATGGATATCGAGCATGGTACAGGAGGCTGAAGTTTCGCAAAAGCGTATTAATGAGTTCTTAAAAACCCTGCCGGAAATTCGTAACGAACACCCTGAGCATACACCTATTTTAGGCAATATAGTTTTCGACAACGTAAGCTTTACGTATGAGGATACTAACATTACAGCATTGCATGATGTTTCTTTCACACTAAATAAAGGTGAAACCCTTGCCATACTGGGTCGTACAGGCAGCGGTAAAAGTACTATACTGTCTTTAATAAGCAGGCTTTATGACACCAGCAGTGGTAATGTAACAGTAGATGGCGAAAATGTAAAAGACCTTAACCTGTATGACCTGCGCGGCGGTATAGGGTATGTACCGCAAGATGCGTTCCTGTTTAGCGATAGTATAAAAAACAACATTAAGTTTGGGAAAGAAGATGCCACACAGGAAGAAATTGTATCGGTAGCTAAAAAAGCAGCAGTACACCATAATATAGAAGGCTTTACCCATCAGTACGAAACCATACTTGGCGAACGTGGTATTACACTTTCGGGTGGGCAAAAACAACGTGTATCTATAGCGCGTGCCATGATTAAAGACGCACCTATACTATTGCTGGATGATTGCCTCTCTGCAGTAGATACAGAAACCGAGGAAACAATACTGAACAACCTGCGCGACTTTTGCCGCGATAAAACCACAATTATTGTAAGTCACCGGGTATCATCTGCCAAGAATGCTGACAAAATAATAATACTTGAAGACGGAAAAATAGTAGAACAAGGCACTCACAATCAATTGATAAACCATAACGGATATTATAAAGAACTGTACCTGCTGCAATTATCAGAAAAAGAATTGCAGTAA
- a CDS encoding DUF1573 domain-containing protein, whose product MIKKSVAMLAMVSLVMASCKKENAALTIDDATAKKAELAHADSGKLAIIKFDNAEFDFGTIQQGVKAEHTYKFTNEGTADLLITDAKASCGCTVPDYTKEPVAPGKTGEVHVVFDSTGKSGEVSKTVTLTVNTEKGNEVVSFKANIESKGIGTVAPAAH is encoded by the coding sequence ATGATTAAAAAATCAGTGGCCATGCTTGCCATGGTATCTTTAGTAATGGCTTCATGCAAAAAAGAAAATGCAGCCCTTACAATTGACGACGCTACAGCAAAAAAAGCTGAACTTGCCCATGCTGACTCAGGTAAACTTGCAATTATAAAGTTTGATAATGCTGAATTTGACTTTGGCACTATCCAGCAAGGTGTTAAAGCAGAGCATACTTATAAATTTACTAATGAAGGTACGGCAGACCTGCTTATTACAGATGCTAAAGCCAGCTGCGGCTGTACTGTGCCTGATTATACTAAAGAGCCTGTGGCTCCCGGTAAAACAGGAGAAGTACACGTTGTGTTTGACTCTACAGGTAAAAGTGGTGAGGTTTCTAAAACGGTTACCCTTACTGTAAATACCGAAAAAGGCAACGAAGTTGTAAGTTTTAAAGCTAACATAGAATCTAAAGGCATAGGCACAGTAGCGCCTGCTGCACACTAA
- a CDS encoding DNA-deoxyinosine glycosylase, protein MKKAFAPIVDTSCTMLILGTMPGEKSLELQEYYGNRGNQFWKLLFTIFGREMTHNYDDKKALLKNNHIALWDVLEYCEREGSLDSNIKNEVANDFTKFYKEYPNIKKVFFSSKNAAAYYDKYVGRVEGIEYTVLPSPSGANATMSFDKKLEIWKSIL, encoded by the coding sequence ATGAAAAAAGCTTTTGCACCTATTGTAGATACCAGTTGTACTATGCTTATATTGGGTACCATGCCCGGAGAAAAATCCCTTGAGTTACAAGAATATTATGGAAATCGTGGCAACCAGTTCTGGAAGTTGTTATTTACGATTTTCGGAAGGGAAATGACCCATAATTATGATGATAAAAAAGCTTTGCTAAAAAATAACCATATTGCATTATGGGATGTATTAGAATACTGCGAACGAGAGGGGAGCCTGGATAGTAATATAAAAAATGAAGTAGCTAACGATTTTACTAAATTTTACAAGGAGTATCCTAATATTAAGAAGGTGTTTTTCTCCAGTAAAAATGCAGCTGCATATTATGATAAGTATGTGGGCAGGGTAGAGGGTATTGAATATACAGTGCTTCCTTCACCAAGTGGTGCCAATGCAACTATGAGTTTTGATAAAAAACTTGAAATATGGAAGAGCATTCTTTAG
- a CDS encoding Glu/Leu/Phe/Val dehydrogenase dimerization domain-containing protein, with protein sequence MIAEVVKANELTKVDPVFGQPSFNDHEQVVFCHDKDTGLKAIIGIHNTVLGPALGGTRMWKYANEWEALNDVLRLSRGMTYKSAISGLNLGGGKAVIIGNAATDKTPELITRFGEFVNSLSGKYITAEDVGSTTADMDLIRDVTPHVTGISESRGGSGNPSPVTAYGVYMGMKAAAMHQFGSNNLEGKKILVQGTGHVGETLISYLAKEGALVQISDINEDRMHEVAAKYGVQLFTGDDLYSADVDIYAPCALGATINDATINKIKAKVIAGAANNQLAVEEVHGKILMDKGISYAPDFLINAGGIINVYGEIAGYGKEEALKRTENIYNTTLEIFHVAESSGITTQQAAMQIAQKRIDDRKKEIAK encoded by the coding sequence ATGATAGCAGAAGTTGTTAAAGCCAATGAGCTTACCAAGGTTGACCCGGTGTTTGGCCAACCCTCTTTTAACGATCATGAGCAGGTTGTATTTTGCCATGACAAAGATACTGGTTTAAAAGCAATAATTGGCATACATAACACAGTTTTGGGGCCTGCACTGGGCGGTACCCGTATGTGGAAGTATGCTAACGAATGGGAGGCTCTTAACGATGTTTTAAGGCTTTCGAGAGGGATGACATACAAGTCGGCAATATCAGGCCTTAACCTTGGAGGAGGTAAGGCAGTAATAATAGGCAATGCCGCAACAGATAAGACTCCTGAACTTATAACACGTTTTGGAGAGTTTGTTAACTCACTTAGTGGTAAATATATTACCGCAGAAGATGTGGGCAGTACAACAGCCGACATGGATCTTATTCGCGATGTTACACCACACGTTACCGGTATTTCAGAAAGCAGGGGAGGCTCTGGCAACCCAAGCCCTGTAACAGCATATGGTGTATATATGGGTATGAAAGCTGCAGCAATGCACCAGTTTGGGTCTAATAACCTTGAGGGTAAAAAAATATTAGTGCAGGGTACAGGCCATGTAGGCGAAACCCTTATCAGCTACCTTGCTAAAGAGGGCGCACTTGTACAAATAAGCGATATTAACGAAGACCGTATGCACGAGGTAGCGGCTAAATATGGCGTGCAGCTATTTACAGGAGATGATCTTTACAGTGCCGATGTAGATATTTATGCCCCATGTGCCCTTGGCGCTACCATTAACGATGCTACTATTAATAAAATAAAGGCTAAAGTTATTGCAGGTGCGGCTAACAACCAGCTTGCGGTTGAAGAAGTACACGGTAAGATACTTATGGATAAAGGCATTTCTTATGCTCCGGATTTCCTTATTAATGCCGGTGGTATTATTAATGTATATGGCGAAATAGCGGGTTACGGTAAAGAAGAAGCCCTGAAAAGGACTGAGAATATTTACAACACTACGCTTGAAATTTTTCACGTTGCCGAAAGCAGCGGAATAACTACGCAGCAGGCTGCAATGCAGATTGCCCAAAAGCGTATTGACGACCGAAAAAAAGAAATTGCTAAATAA